Proteins co-encoded in one Setaria viridis chromosome 9, Setaria_viridis_v4.0, whole genome shotgun sequence genomic window:
- the LOC117838588 gene encoding uncharacterized protein yields MATPSSPPAAPAATAAASVSVSRLPPLRPSLPHLRFCSAPAAAAVAASPISLGPGCRPLPSIRCRAAAGPSPPSSEPPPPSGWQERLSRLQDRARIFFAVLFWMSLFFWGSAWDGSNNSGGKKRQRFRKKSK; encoded by the exons ATGGCGACGCCAAGCTCCCCTCCagctgcccccgccgccaccgccgccgcctccgtctccgTCTCGCGCCTCCCGCCACTACGCCCTTCCCTACCCCACCTCCGCTTCTGCTCAGCtccagcggccgccgccgtcgcggcttCCCCCATTTCCCTGGGGCCGGGCTGTCGTCCTTTGCCTAGTATCCGCTGtcgagccgccgccgggccgTCACCGCCCTCCTCtgagccccctcctccctcag GTTGGCAAGAGAGGCTGTCAAGGTTGCAGGATAGAGCACGTATATTCTTTGCAGTTCTGTTCTGGATGTCATTATTTTTCTGGGGAAGTGCTTGGGATGGAAGTAACAATTCAGGAGGCAAGAAGCGCCAACGATTTAGAAAGAAATCGAAGTGA
- the LOC117838587 gene encoding uncharacterized protein produces MSRPHLPKDPAFPRANGSLDGGTRGLGGEIEEVGAAATVAVEQSPSQSSSPTASSPPAAMSSCGQYMLHRVRKLDTLAGVAIKYGVEVADIKRLNGLSTDLQMFAHKTLRIPLPGRHPPSSYQQNGSDESDDRECTPRRIHDDILDSILKTPKPKVSPAMSLLQGYYGLAPPPKRDQTGEGTEMAVYGKGKSAFLDVEPWLEPPNSEPFSLQNRKTKSLTIGSSLLDGDTDENGDSERLIRRRQKADGELLPREENGGDFLASAGKGLALRPKSSNRSDMNKSQQNLFAMAEPLFSNGVQTVRKSSSTPEFQEPESNTSSSIWSASKWSINTDAFALPLPIPRFDNIPKPIAAWRNKAARD; encoded by the exons ATGAGCCGCCCCCATTTGCCCAAGGACCCGGCCTTCCCGCGCGCCAATGGGTCCTTGGACGGCGGAACCCGCGGCCTCGGTGGCGAGATCGAGGAGGTGGGCGCGGCGGCCACCGTAGCCGTCGAGCAGTCGCCCTCGCAGTCctcgtccccgacggcgtcgtcgccgccggctgcgATGTCGTCGTGCGGGCAGTACATGCTGCACCGGGTGCGCAAGCTCGACACCCTCGCGGGCGTCGCCATCAAGTACGGCGTCGAG GTAGCCGACATTAAGAGACTGAATGGCCTCTCAACTGACCTCCAGATGTTTGCACACAAGACACTACGGATTCCACTACCGGGGAGGCACCCTCCGTCGTCTTATCAGCAGAATGGTTCAGACGAGAGTGATGACAG GGAATGTACTCCACGCCGCATTCATGATGATATCTTGGATTCAATATTGAAAACACCAAAGCCCAAAGTTTCACCAGCCATGAGTCTTCTGCAGGGATACTATGGCCTTGCACCACCTCCAAAGAGAGATCAAACAGGCGAAGGCACTGAGATGGCAGTCTATGGAAAAGGCAAATCTGCTTTTTTGGATGTTGAGCCATGGCTGGAGCCACCAAATTCCGAACCGTTCTCTCTTCAGAATAGGAAAACCAAAAGCTTGACAATAGGTTCTTCTCTTCTTGATGGTGATACTGATGAAAATGGTGATAGTGAAAGGTTAATAAGGCGGCGCCAGAAAGCTGATGGTGAGCTGTTACCTAGGGAGGAAAACGGTGGTGACTTCCTGGCAAGCGCTGGGAAAGGTTTGGCACTGAGGCCAAAGTCGAGCAATCGATCAGACATGAACAAGAGTCAGCAGAACCTTTTTGCAATGGCAGAGCCTTTGTTCAGCAATGGTGTGCAAACTGTAAGGAAATCATCCAGCACTCCGGAGTTCCAAGAGCCAGAGAGCAACACCAGTTCGTCCATATGGTCAGCAAGCAAGTGGAGCATAAACACAGATGCTTTTGCTCTTCCTCTCCCCATCCCTCGCTTTGACAACATCCCAAAGCCGATTGCTGCTTGGAGAAACAAGGCGGCTCGCGATTAA
- the LOC117837438 gene encoding protein EXECUTER 1, chloroplastic, translated as MASVSTAPRAPLPAAASSSSSARQLDPNPSGNRFLAARRLRAVRRLAGAAPSRRAPAVRCSARSPEADSGGERRRRGWDAMLHDAFQGAVRRWSEYVRNYWPPPPAVKEAGKGKRAGSSHEGEAMSGDEEEEGKWSWEMWKRHFALIEESERLVDELQLQLRAAVCREDYRSAHKLKLAIAATAKNDTVGRAISDLNRAIEEERYRDATYIRDHAGAGLLGWWSGISGNLSDPYGLIIRISAEHGRYVARSYETRQLASDGPGFPIFEIFFAEEDGGYKLQAVHLKPDDSGSDQLPNMLREKLGIDSINISSSSVGSKHEEFDGNINMDDQDTDDSNITAGGPAGLKNLSSDSTAVPRIKILKVVPMENVNQDYIINIFDQISEEDDDHDEPEIENESSHDIGDEDNNVGAETVSAEENGDESGDENDIEALISIDFVSEDNNDYASHSSAEAFERMPARLEKTDRFSFSFYTEQYSKKLDAGKAQETLKKTVGSHTDQQDDDGFVQLDRIKLSGSNKKLSILQLGIKQHDNKAQQKLHGVTHFSRIQTPISSDPLNGLYLTASGFDSEILSLQRKFGQWREDNSSEEHSDLLFYEYVEAVKLTGDNLVPAGQVVFRAKVGERYQLPHKGIIPRELGVVARYKGQRKIADPGFQNPRWVDGELLILDGKFIRDGPVIAFFYWTSNFHLFEFFRRLRLPD; from the exons ATGGCGTCCGTGTCcacggcgccgcgcgcgccgctccccgcggccgcgtcctcctcgtcctccgcgCGGCAGCTGGATCCGAACCCTAGCGGCAACCGGTTCCTCGCCGCGCGGCGCCTCCGCGCCGTCcggcgcctcgccggcgcggccccgtcgcggcgcgcgccggcggtCCGGTGCTCCGCGCGTAGCCCCGAAGCGGACTCCGGCGgtgagcggcgccggcggggttgGGACGCGATGCTCCACGACGCCTTCCAGGGCGCCGTGCGGCGGTGGAGCGAGTACGTCCGCAATTactggcccccgccgcccgctgtGAAGGAGGCGGGTAAGGGGAAGAGGGCCGGGAGTTCTCACGAAGGGGAGGCGATGAGtggggatgaggaggaagaggggaagTGGAGCTGGGAGATGTGGAAGCGTCACTTTGCTCTCATTGAGGAGAGCGAGCGCCTCGTTGATGAGCTACAG CTTCAACTCCGAGCTGCTGTTTGTAGAGAAGACTACAGGAGTGCTCATAAACTGAAGCTGGCTATTGCGGCTACGGCAAAAAACGACACAGTTGGCAGAGCTATCTCTGACTTAAAT AGGGCCATAGAAGAGGAGCGCTACAGGGATGCAACATATATCAGAGATCATGCTGGTGCAGGACTG CTGGGGTGGTGGTCtggaatttctggaaatttGTCTGACCCATATGGTCTTATAATTCGTATAAGTGCTGAACATGGTCGATATGTGGCAAGAAGTTATGAGACAAG ACAGCTGGCTTCAGATGGCCCTGGTTTCCCTATATTTGAAATATTCTTTGCAGAGGAAGATGGAGGATACAAACTGCAG GCAGTGCATCTGAAACCAGATGATAGTGGCTCTGACCAATTGCCAAACATGTTAAGAGAGAAACTTGGCATCGACAGTATAAACATATCTAGCAGTTCAGTAGGGTCTAAGCATGAAGAATTTGATGGAAATATAAACATGGATGATCAAGATACTGATGATAGTAATATTACGGCCGGTGGCCCAGCTGGTTTGAAAAACTTGTCAAGCGATTCAACTGCAGTTCCCAGGATTAAAATCTTGAAAGTGGTACCCATGGAAAATGTCAACCAAGACTACATAATCAATATTTTTGATCAAATTTCAGAGGAAGATGATGACCATGATGAACCTGAGATCGAAAATGAATCTTCACATGATATTGGTGATGAAGATAACAATGTAGGAGCAGAAACAGTTTCTGCAGAAGAGAATGGTGATGAATCCGGTGATGAAAATGATATTGAAGCCTTGATTTCAATTGATTTTGTTAGTGAGGATAACAACGATTATGCTTCTCATTCATCAGCTGAAGCTTTTGAACGAATGCCTGCTAGATTAGAGAAAACAGACCGCTTCTCATTTTCCTTCTATACTGAACAATACAGTAAAAAACTAGATGCTGGAAAAGCCCAGGAGACTTTGAAGAAAACAGTTGGTTCGCATACTGATCAGCAGGATGATGATGGTTTTGTCCAGCTTGATCGTATAAAGTTGAGTGGCAGCAACAAGAAACTATCG ATACTGCAACTTGGCATCAAACAACATGATAACAAGGCTCAGCAAAAACTGCATGGAGTTACCCACTTCAGCCGTATTCAGACACCTATCTCTTCAGATCCTCTTAATG GCTTGTACTTGACTGCATCAGGATTTGACTCAGAAATTCTTAGTTTGCAACGAAAATTTGGTCAATGGCGGGAAGATAATTCGTCTGAGGAGCATAGTGACCTACTGTTCTATGAGTATGTTGAAGCTGTAAAATTAACAGGGGACAATCTTGTGCCAGCGGGTCAG GTTGTGTTCCGTGCAAAAGTTGGTGAGCGCTATCAGCTTCCTCATAAGGGAATCATCCCTAGAGAACTTGGAGTG GTTGCTAGGTACAAGGGGCAAAGGAAAATTGCAGATCCTGGTTTCCAAAACCCTCGATGGGTTGATGGGGAGCTTTTGATACTAGACGGAAAG TTCATCAGAGATGGTCCTGTGATAGCTTTCTTTTACTGGACATCAAATTTTCATCTTTTCGAATTCTTTAGGCGGTTGAGGCTTCCTGACTAG
- the LOC117838323 gene encoding uncharacterized protein isoform X2 → MLPLLATAWPCAILFLLASALQAPAAASPGAAAGRPEWQVLTRANFSSQIRLHPHVLLLATMPWYGESRALMADIEHLVGSDEELGRLKLMVVYRNSEKLLTDAIGATEGIKAVYYQGSRQFKYQGKLRARDILSSVRYIMSFKHEEAPFEVLHTKEDVETFIESTDKAVILYESCGWFTRLAHGGSNQSYEAASSNNHTENVDISGKTLSRESDGPLELVIEDEELTFGGEGQLTGSSWKGGFTLANESLSGQIGNTDDGNRKCTIQKFRQFESFYAKLTAIAREYFLPPEIARFGLITERSLLPSLDVSNEGNLETWFVIIHYLGCTACSVIVKDGDDLGSLVQSHHNLGIKEVGADESSAEAIFPSNRPSVILFIDRLSHSSKVRDESKFINKLLRQYVQTNYPFHVSTGVLSSGTSKTRSKTVTSLRNAGISDAHSETGRLSAWASKLMALGDKMSVMVVNDGDNILYRSSSHGSGGNPLYDVLTKLLHKTRPGHRSKKTRISLVTKDIGLNMLSDDSKIQAVESLSVEGSEYKRTDNSVATADNSNDDITEVSVDENTAEETEYIDDGQAPSILEKTPATYPNEHDNDLEPDALEVEDQSKSEASDMSPDLQEDISYNAYSSSKVGGTLHKRIVEKTVTVTLEPDERNMQADQEESVSSNEQDDGSSVLGKEFRKNEDAIYEENAFNLHQGSEESDTRCPHHATCRSSRSPVRDNTDITEQVTTGISEDRFAGSFYFSDGSYRLLKTLTGGSRIPSLVIIDPVQQKHYVFPEEIKYSYASLQNYLDSFMNGSLPSYYPVTSSAKSSKELPRPPFVNHDFHEANSIPQLTTNSFCPLVFGSADCNSKSELSFSNTENLSLGWNKDVMVLFSNSWCGFCQRAELVVRELHRSFKSFSSYSDSVFANVQDVHTEEKNKKYAMKGFPVIYMIDCTSNECHHLLKSAGMEVQSIEFKAVPAQVFKLKSIQTLFGTCECYREHTIFLQELGNPPIIMGWYPAISFLKCIDFLKGLSMLPKYQE, encoded by the exons ATGCTCCCCCTCCTGGCCACGGCATGGCCGTGCgctatcctcttcctccttgccaGCGCACTAcaggcgccggcggctgcgAGCCCCGGTGCCGCTGCCGGCCGTCCGGAATGGCAGGTCCTAACCAGGGCCAACTTCTCCTCCCAGATCCGGCTCCACCcccacgtcctcctcctcgccacgaTGCCCT GGTATGGTGAGTCCAGAGCATTGATGGCTGACATAGAACATTTGGTTGGTTCCGACGAGGAGCTCGGTCGCCTCAAGCTGATGGTTGTATACAGGAATTCTGAGAAGTTGCTGACAGATGCTATTGGTGCCACTGAAGGAATAAAGGCTGTATACTACCAAGGTTCCAGGCAATTCAAATATCAAGGGAAGCTTCGTGCACGAGATATACTGTCTTCAGTGCGCTATATCATGTCATTTAAGCACGAGGAGGCCCCTTTTGAGGTTTTGCATACAAAAGAAGATGTGGAGACTTTCATCGAATCAACAGATAAAGCTGTAATCCTTTATGAATCTTGTGGATGGTTCACTAGATTGGCTCATGGTGGAAGCAACCAAAGTTATGAGGCGGCTTCATCAAATAACCACACAGAAAATG TTGACATTTCTGGGAAGACACTATCCAGAGAATCAGATGGGCCGCTAGAGCTT GTTATAGAGGATGAAGAACTAACCTTTGGAGGTGAGGGTCAGCTTACTGGTTCTTCTTGGAAAGGTGGGTTTACCTTGGCAAATGAAAGTCTCTCTGGGCAAATTGGAAACACAGACGATGGAAATAGAAAATGTACAATACAGAAGTTCCGTCAGTTTGAAAGCTTCTATGCAAAGCTTACTGCTATAGCAAGAgaatattttcttcctccagAAATAGCTAGATTTGGTCTTATAACCGAAAGATCATTGTTGCCATCACTGGATGTTTCTAATGAAGGCAACCTAGAGACGTGGTTCGTCATCATTCACTATCTGGGATGCACAGCTTGTTCTGTTATTGTGAAAGATGGGGATGACCTGGGAAGTCTAGTGCAGTCCCACCATAATCTGGGCATTAAGGAG GTTGGTGCTGATGAAAGTAGTGCCGAGGCTATCTTCCCTTCAAACAGACCCTCGGTAATTCTATTCATTGATAGATTATCCCACTCTTCAAAAGTCAGGGATGAAAGCAAATTCATCAACAAGTTACTAAGACAGTATGTCCAAACTAACTATCCATTTCATGTCAGTACTGGAGTTCTAAGTAGTGGTACCTCCAAAACACGCTCAAAAACAGTCACTTCTTTGAGGAATGCAGGTATTTCAGATGCCCATTCTGAAACAGGAAGGCTGAGTGCTTGGGCCTCTAAGCTTATGGCACTTGGTGACAAAATGTCAGTTATGGTGGTTAATGATGGAGATAATATTTTGTACAGAAGTTCTAGCCATGGTAGTGGTGGTAATCCTTTATATGACGTTTTGACTAAGTTGCTACACAAAACAAGACCAGGGCATAGGTCAAAGAAAACAAGGATAAGTTTAGTTACAAAAGACATTGGCCTAAATATGCTGTCAGATGATTCTAAAATCCAGGCAGTCGAGTCTCTATCAGTCGAAGGGAGTGAATACAAAAGGACTGACAATTCAGTTGCCACTGCAGATAATTCTAATGATGATATTACTGAAGTTTCTGTGGATGAAAACACTGCAGAAGAAACTGAATATATTGATGATGGGCAAGCACCAAGTATACTTGAGAAAACTCCGGCAACTTACCCTAATGAACATGATAATGATCTTGAACCTGATGCTTTAGAAGTGGAAGACCAAAGCAAAAGTGAAGCTTCAGATATGAGCCCTGATCTTCAGGAAGACATCTCCTATAATGCGTATAGTAGTAGTAAAGTTGGAGGTACATTGCATAAACGCATAGTGGAGAAAACGGTTACAGTAACTTTGGAACCTGATGAGAGAAACATGCAAGCTGACCAAGAGGAATCGGTATCATCAAACGAGCAAGATGATGGGTCTTCAGTACTGGGTAAAGAATTCAGAAAAAATGAAGATGCCATTTATGAAGAGAACGCATTCAATCTACATCAAGGCTCAGAAGAAAGTGATACAAGATGTCCGCATCATGCAACATGTAGATCTTCCCGCAGTCCTGTAAGAGATAACACAGACATTACTGAGCAGGTAACTACAGGTATATCCGAGGACCGTTTTGCTGGTTCTTTCTACTTCTCTGATGGTAGTTACAGGCTCCTGAAAACTTTAACTGGTGGATCAAGAATTCCATCCTTGGTAATTATTGATCCAGTTCAGCAAAAACATTACGTCTTTCCTGAGGAAATCAAGTATAGCTATGCGTCTTTACAGAATTATCTTGACAGTTTTATGAATGGAAGTCTTCCTTCATATTACCCTGTTACCTCATCAGCTAAAAGTTCAAAGGAGCTTCCAAGACCACCTTTTGTTAATCATGATTTCCATGAGGCAAATTCGATCCCTCAGTTGACAACAAATAGTTTTTGTCCGTTGGTCTTCGGATCCGCAGACTGCAATTCAAAAAGTGAATTATCATTTTCAAACACTGAAAATCTTTCATTGGGTTGGAACAAGGATGTAATGGTTCTTTTCAGCAACTCTTGGTGTGGGTTTTGCCAGCGAGCAGAGCTGGTGGTTCGTGAGTTACACCGATCATTTAAGAGCTTTTCCAGTTATTCAGATTCTGTATTTGCAAATGTTCAAGATGTGCACACTGAAG agaaaaacaaaaaatatgCCATGAAGGGCTTTCCAGTGATTTACATGATAGACTGCACATCAAATGAATGCCACCATTTACTAAAATCTGCAGGCATG GAAGTTCAAAGTATTGAATTCAAAGCTGTGCCTGCACAAGTTTTTAAACTCAAATCAATTCAGACCCTGTTTGGAACATGTGAATGTTATAGGGAGCATACCATTTTCCTTCAGGAATTGGGAAATCCCCCCATTATTATGGGGTGGTATCCAGCAATCAGTTTTCTGAAATGCATAGATTTTTTAAAAGGCCTTTCGATGCTGCCCAAGTATCAAGAAT GA
- the LOC117838323 gene encoding uncharacterized protein isoform X1 — protein sequence MLPLLATAWPCAILFLLASALQAPAAASPGAAAGRPEWQVLTRANFSSQIRLHPHVLLLATMPWYGESRALMADIEHLVGSDEELGRLKLMVVYRNSEKLLTDAIGATEGIKAVYYQGSRQFKYQGKLRARDILSSVRYIMSFKHEEAPFEVLHTKEDVETFIESTDKAVILYESCGWFTRLAHGGSNQSYEAASSNNHTENVDISGKTLSRESDGPLELVIEDEELTFGGEGQLTGSSWKGGFTLANESLSGQIGNTDDGNRKCTIQKFRQFESFYAKLTAIAREYFLPPEIARFGLITERSLLPSLDVSNEGNLETWFVIIHYLGCTACSVIVKDGDDLGSLVQSHHNLGIKEVGADESSAEAIFPSNRPSVILFIDRLSHSSKVRDESKFINKLLRQYVQTNYPFHVSTGVLSSGTSKTRSKTVTSLRNAGISDAHSETGRLSAWASKLMALGDKMSVMVVNDGDNILYRSSSHGSGGNPLYDVLTKLLHKTRPGHRSKKTRISLVTKDIGLNMLSDDSKIQAVESLSVEGSEYKRTDNSVATADNSNDDITEVSVDENTAEETEYIDDGQAPSILEKTPATYPNEHDNDLEPDALEVEDQSKSEASDMSPDLQEDISYNAYSSSKVGGTLHKRIVEKTVTVTLEPDERNMQADQEESVSSNEQDDGSSVLGKEFRKNEDAIYEENAFNLHQGSEESDTRCPHHATCRSSRSPVRDNTDITEQVTTGISEDRFAGSFYFSDGSYRLLKTLTGGSRIPSLVIIDPVQQKHYVFPEEIKYSYASLQNYLDSFMNGSLPSYYPVTSSAKSSKELPRPPFVNHDFHEANSIPQLTTNSFCPLVFGSADCNSKSELSFSNTENLSLGWNKDVMVLFSNSWCGFCQRAELVVRELHRSFKSFSSYSDSVFANVQDVHTEEKNKKYAMKGFPVIYMIDCTSNECHHLLKSAGMEELYPTLLLFPAENKSAIAYEGGMSVAHLIEFLESHVSNSHHLLDYKGFMWKKRMATQQDAPQAIPFHISDKGSGDVGSDLPNHSNVVTGSILTATEKLGTTVPFDNAKVLIVSSDSHGGFHGLIINKRLSWGVFKNLDSSMDSIKHTPLFYGGPVVVQGYHLVSLSRVAWEGYMQVIPGVYYGNIIATSRVVTRIKSGEQSVDDLWFFLGYSGWGYNQLFDELSEGAWLVSGKPIEHLDWPES from the exons ATGCTCCCCCTCCTGGCCACGGCATGGCCGTGCgctatcctcttcctccttgccaGCGCACTAcaggcgccggcggctgcgAGCCCCGGTGCCGCTGCCGGCCGTCCGGAATGGCAGGTCCTAACCAGGGCCAACTTCTCCTCCCAGATCCGGCTCCACCcccacgtcctcctcctcgccacgaTGCCCT GGTATGGTGAGTCCAGAGCATTGATGGCTGACATAGAACATTTGGTTGGTTCCGACGAGGAGCTCGGTCGCCTCAAGCTGATGGTTGTATACAGGAATTCTGAGAAGTTGCTGACAGATGCTATTGGTGCCACTGAAGGAATAAAGGCTGTATACTACCAAGGTTCCAGGCAATTCAAATATCAAGGGAAGCTTCGTGCACGAGATATACTGTCTTCAGTGCGCTATATCATGTCATTTAAGCACGAGGAGGCCCCTTTTGAGGTTTTGCATACAAAAGAAGATGTGGAGACTTTCATCGAATCAACAGATAAAGCTGTAATCCTTTATGAATCTTGTGGATGGTTCACTAGATTGGCTCATGGTGGAAGCAACCAAAGTTATGAGGCGGCTTCATCAAATAACCACACAGAAAATG TTGACATTTCTGGGAAGACACTATCCAGAGAATCAGATGGGCCGCTAGAGCTT GTTATAGAGGATGAAGAACTAACCTTTGGAGGTGAGGGTCAGCTTACTGGTTCTTCTTGGAAAGGTGGGTTTACCTTGGCAAATGAAAGTCTCTCTGGGCAAATTGGAAACACAGACGATGGAAATAGAAAATGTACAATACAGAAGTTCCGTCAGTTTGAAAGCTTCTATGCAAAGCTTACTGCTATAGCAAGAgaatattttcttcctccagAAATAGCTAGATTTGGTCTTATAACCGAAAGATCATTGTTGCCATCACTGGATGTTTCTAATGAAGGCAACCTAGAGACGTGGTTCGTCATCATTCACTATCTGGGATGCACAGCTTGTTCTGTTATTGTGAAAGATGGGGATGACCTGGGAAGTCTAGTGCAGTCCCACCATAATCTGGGCATTAAGGAG GTTGGTGCTGATGAAAGTAGTGCCGAGGCTATCTTCCCTTCAAACAGACCCTCGGTAATTCTATTCATTGATAGATTATCCCACTCTTCAAAAGTCAGGGATGAAAGCAAATTCATCAACAAGTTACTAAGACAGTATGTCCAAACTAACTATCCATTTCATGTCAGTACTGGAGTTCTAAGTAGTGGTACCTCCAAAACACGCTCAAAAACAGTCACTTCTTTGAGGAATGCAGGTATTTCAGATGCCCATTCTGAAACAGGAAGGCTGAGTGCTTGGGCCTCTAAGCTTATGGCACTTGGTGACAAAATGTCAGTTATGGTGGTTAATGATGGAGATAATATTTTGTACAGAAGTTCTAGCCATGGTAGTGGTGGTAATCCTTTATATGACGTTTTGACTAAGTTGCTACACAAAACAAGACCAGGGCATAGGTCAAAGAAAACAAGGATAAGTTTAGTTACAAAAGACATTGGCCTAAATATGCTGTCAGATGATTCTAAAATCCAGGCAGTCGAGTCTCTATCAGTCGAAGGGAGTGAATACAAAAGGACTGACAATTCAGTTGCCACTGCAGATAATTCTAATGATGATATTACTGAAGTTTCTGTGGATGAAAACACTGCAGAAGAAACTGAATATATTGATGATGGGCAAGCACCAAGTATACTTGAGAAAACTCCGGCAACTTACCCTAATGAACATGATAATGATCTTGAACCTGATGCTTTAGAAGTGGAAGACCAAAGCAAAAGTGAAGCTTCAGATATGAGCCCTGATCTTCAGGAAGACATCTCCTATAATGCGTATAGTAGTAGTAAAGTTGGAGGTACATTGCATAAACGCATAGTGGAGAAAACGGTTACAGTAACTTTGGAACCTGATGAGAGAAACATGCAAGCTGACCAAGAGGAATCGGTATCATCAAACGAGCAAGATGATGGGTCTTCAGTACTGGGTAAAGAATTCAGAAAAAATGAAGATGCCATTTATGAAGAGAACGCATTCAATCTACATCAAGGCTCAGAAGAAAGTGATACAAGATGTCCGCATCATGCAACATGTAGATCTTCCCGCAGTCCTGTAAGAGATAACACAGACATTACTGAGCAGGTAACTACAGGTATATCCGAGGACCGTTTTGCTGGTTCTTTCTACTTCTCTGATGGTAGTTACAGGCTCCTGAAAACTTTAACTGGTGGATCAAGAATTCCATCCTTGGTAATTATTGATCCAGTTCAGCAAAAACATTACGTCTTTCCTGAGGAAATCAAGTATAGCTATGCGTCTTTACAGAATTATCTTGACAGTTTTATGAATGGAAGTCTTCCTTCATATTACCCTGTTACCTCATCAGCTAAAAGTTCAAAGGAGCTTCCAAGACCACCTTTTGTTAATCATGATTTCCATGAGGCAAATTCGATCCCTCAGTTGACAACAAATAGTTTTTGTCCGTTGGTCTTCGGATCCGCAGACTGCAATTCAAAAAGTGAATTATCATTTTCAAACACTGAAAATCTTTCATTGGGTTGGAACAAGGATGTAATGGTTCTTTTCAGCAACTCTTGGTGTGGGTTTTGCCAGCGAGCAGAGCTGGTGGTTCGTGAGTTACACCGATCATTTAAGAGCTTTTCCAGTTATTCAGATTCTGTATTTGCAAATGTTCAAGATGTGCACACTGAAG agaaaaacaaaaaatatgCCATGAAGGGCTTTCCAGTGATTTACATGATAGACTGCACATCAAATGAATGCCACCATTTACTAAAATCTGCAGGCATG GAAGAGCTTTATCCTACACTGTTGCTTTTCCCTGCGGAAAACAAAAGTGCAATAGCATACGAAGGGGGAATGTCAGTGGCTCATTTAATCGAATTTTTGGAGTCTCATGTGAGCAATTCTCACCATCTATTGGATTATAAAG GATTTATGTGGAAGAAGAGAATGGCTACACAGCAAGATGCACCACAGGCAATTCCATTTCACATCAGCGATAAAGGCAGCGGCGATGTTGGTTCTGACTTACCAAATCATTCAAATGTTGTTACAGGATCCATCCTCACTGCCACCGAGAAGCTTGGGACCACAGTTCCATTTGATAACGCTAAAGTGCTCATTGTATCTTCTGATTCTCATGGAGGCTTCCATGGCTTGATCATCAACAAACGATTAAGCTGGggtgtcttcaagaatctggacAGCTCGATGGATTCTATCAAGCACACCCCGCTTTTCTACGGCGGCCCTGTTGTGGTGCAGGGTTATCACCTTGTTAGCTTGTCAAGAGTAGCCTGGGAGGGGTACATGCAAGTCATACCAGGCGTCTATTATGGGAACATAATTGCCACAAGCCGGGTAGTCACACGGATCAAGTCAGGTGAGCAATCTGTTGATGACCTGTGGTTCTTCTTAGGCTACTCGGGGTGGGGATACAACCAACTTTTTGATGAACTATCCGAAGGAGCATGGCTTGTCAGCGGGAAGCCGATTGAGCATTTGGACTGGCCGGAGAGCTGA